A window of the Helianthus annuus cultivar XRQ/B chromosome 4, HanXRQr2.0-SUNRISE, whole genome shotgun sequence genome harbors these coding sequences:
- the LOC110937607 gene encoding uncharacterized protein LOC110937607, which yields MKPVSFFFLRQWIPKQSKTGVLHIKKKFLGFLILPLQVQIRAIYWTSICFFPSISTRCNRRRLTTIRNNGVSELTILAEIVEEKPQRNRKLRRINHVSSSHYDDQAFLIHQLGIILMMLYVVVERNYWLLILMMSQNFTVFNGLD from the exons atgaagccagtttctttcttcttcttgagACAATGGATTCCAAAACAATCTAAAACGGGTGTCTTGCACATCAAGAAGAAATTCTTAGGGTTTTTGATTCTTCCACTACAAG TTCAGATTAGGGCTATTTATTGGACGTCGATTTGTTTTTTTCCGTCAATTTCAACAAGGTGTAACCGGCGGCGGCTTACAA CTATCAGAAACAATGGAGTGTCGGAATTGACTATATTGGCGGAAATCGTCGAAGAAAAGCCCCAGCGAAACCGAAAGCTTAGAAGGATCAATCATGTATCGTCTTCCCATTATGATGATCAAGCATTTTTAATTCATCAACTAGGTATCATTTTAATGATGTTGTATGTTGTGGTTGAGCGGAATTACTGGTTACTCATTTTAATGATGTCGCAAAATTTTACAGTGTTTAATGGTCTAGATTGA